The following are from one region of the Nicotiana tabacum cultivar K326 chromosome 3, ASM71507v2, whole genome shotgun sequence genome:
- the LOC142176343 gene encoding uncharacterized protein LOC142176343, with amino-acid sequence MDAIIWNVRSVNTMQAFERLITMHGKHYFEFIGILEPMQQSHKMERYRARIGLAQAVVNVSNKIWAFIDEIFEVTILYNMTQQLTLRLTHTETHVELILTLVYAKCDRIERIELWDSLYAMASDMTVPWLVGGDFNVIWDEEEKFGGLPVSLIEVDDFRHCINTCNLTDLGFKGSIFTWWNGRSEEDCIFKRLDRCFGNHELQQIFPGLEVSHLSKIRSDHCPMLLKCDIETPPIKKSLRFLNFWTKHETFKDLVKENWNAHFSANPFCIFKYKLKKLKKALSTWSIATYEDIFQKIASLEEVVLVHERQFEVNPT; translated from the coding sequence ATGGATGCCATTATATGGAATGTCAGATCGGTAAATACAATGCAAGCATTTGAAAGGCTGATTACAATGCACGGAAAACATTACTTTGAGTTCATAGGAATCCTTGAGCCTATGCAACAGTCTCACAAAATGGAGAGGTATAGAGCAAGAATTGGTTTGGCACAGGCTGTGGTGAATGTATCAAACAAGATTTGGGCTTTTATTGATGAAATATTTGAGGTTACTATTCTGTATAACATGACTCAACAACTGACTTTGAGATTAACGCACACTGAAACACATGTTGAGCTCATCCTTACACTAGTTTATGCCAAATGTGATCGCATTGAAAGAATTGAACTATGGGATTCTTTGTATGCAATGGCATCAGATATGACAGTACCATGGCTAGTTGGAGGCGACTTTAATGTGATATGGGATGAGGAAGAGAAATTTGGAGGCTTACCAGTTTCTCTCATTGAAGTAGATGACTTTAGGCACTGCATCAATACATGCAACTTGACAGACTTGGGATTTAAAGGAAgcatatttacatggtggaatggaaGATCAGAGGAAGACTGTATTTTTAAAAGATTGGACAGATGTTTTGGCAATCATGAATTGCAACAGATATTTCCTGGATTGGAGGTATCTCACCTGTCCAAAATTAGGTCTGATCATTGCCCAATGCTGCTGAAATGTGATATAGAAACTCCTCCAATTAAGAAGTCATTAAGATTTCTTAACTTCTGGACTAAGCATGAAACCTTCAAAGATTTAGTAAAGGAGAATTGGAATGCTCATTTTAGTGCTAACCCTTTCTGCATTTTTAAATACAAGTTAAAGAAGCTTAAGAAAGCACTATCTACCTGGAGCATAGCTACATATGAAGATATATTCCAGAAGATTGCAAGCCTTGAGGAGGTAGTCCTGGTTCATGAAAGACAATTTGAAGTCAATCCTACATAG